From one Actinomycetota bacterium genomic stretch:
- a CDS encoding LCP family protein, translating to MRKARGCFIFFMIIIVIAAVIIFYFIGSNDRKIASDDSVKINYSEELASYKDNGIDYLFLGIDERENENKFEGRTDTMIIMHIGNNGKNALISIPRDTRVELEGHGINKINAAYVYGGVNMVVDEIYELTDIKIDKVMLANFSAFIKLVDALGGVTITVAEPLHDDKSGSDFDPGTHNFTGEQALAFSRCRATAKGDFDRMDRQKYLLAELFRQKANFSIIPQIPDILKILNEDTKSNFKTFDYIKVAFKMMINRDDFILLTLPGESATIDNVSYVIVDPDEAKIFLNENLG from the coding sequence ATGAGAAAAGCAAGAGGTTGCTTTATTTTTTTTATGATAATTATAGTCATTGCAGCGGTTATCATATTCTATTTTATAGGAAGCAATGACAGGAAAATCGCCAGTGATGATTCTGTAAAAATCAATTACAGTGAAGAACTTGCGTCATATAAGGATAATGGAATTGACTACCTTTTTCTCGGGATTGATGAACGAGAAAACGAAAATAAATTTGAGGGCAGAACAGACACGATGATAATAATGCATATAGGGAACAATGGTAAAAATGCCCTTATTTCCATCCCGCGCGATACCAGAGTAGAGCTTGAAGGTCACGGGATAAATAAGATAAATGCAGCTTATGTCTATGGAGGCGTCAATATGGTTGTGGATGAGATTTATGAACTCACAGATATAAAAATAGATAAAGTCATGCTTGCTAACTTTTCTGCATTCATAAAACTGGTGGACGCTTTGGGGGGAGTAACTATTACTGTAGCCGAACCCCTTCATGATGACAAGTCCGGCTCTGATTTTGATCCTGGTACTCATAATTTCACAGGTGAACAGGCACTTGCATTTTCAAGATGCCGTGCAACCGCAAAGGGTGATTTCGACAGGATGGACAGACAGAAGTATCTTCTTGCAGAATTATTCAGACAAAAAGCAAATTTTTCAATAATTCCCCAGATTCCTGATATACTTAAAATACTTAATGAAGATACAAAATCTAATTTCAAGACATTTGATTATATAAAAGTTGCTTTCAAGATGATGATAAACAGAGATGATTTTATTCTGCTGACTTTGCCTGGTGAATCAGCGACA